The genomic window CCAAAAAGCCATAACCCTTTGCTGGGATCAGCTTGTAGGCAACCAACAGGTGCTTGCCGCCAGCGATCAGATCCGCTTCTTTCAGGTTCAGGTTTGCATAACGATTTGATTGATCCATTGTGTTCTCCTCTTGTCGTTGAATGTAACTACTACGGTTCGAACTTTACGGCCTTGTTATCATAAATAACAGTCAGATATTTTTATCAAGACCATAAGTCAAATTTATGGTTGTGCTAGAATTCAGACCATGTTGCCCGTTACCATGCGCCAATTCCAAGTCTTTGAAAGCGTCGCACGCCATTTGAACCACTCGCGCGCGGCAGAAGAGCTCTACCTCTCACAACCGGCGGTTTCCATGCAGATCAAGCAGGTTGAGGAGATTATCGGAATGCCGCTGTTCGAGCAAGCTGGAAAGAAGTTGTTTCTCACTGAAGCAGGACGAGAAATGTTGCATTACAGCCGAACCGTGCTGGAGCAACTGCAGGAGATGGAGCTGGTGTTCAGCGAGATGAAAGGGTTGGAGCGTGGGCACTTGAATATCGCTGTGGTTAGTACGGCGAACTATTTCATGCCGCAGTTGCTCGCCAAATTCATCCAAAGCAACGCTGGGATACAGGTCAGTCTGCTGGTGGGTAACCGCGACGCAGTGCTGCAACAAATCACCGAGAATCGTGCCGACTTCGCCATCATGGGTTTGCCACCAGAGGGGGCGGATATCCTGGCCATTTCCTTCATGCAGAATCCGCTGGTGGTAATCGCAACGCCGACACATCCGCTCGCGGACGGTGCAGGCATCAAACCTAGGCAACTGGCGCAAGAGACCTTTCTATTTCGTGAACGTGGTTCCGGTACGCGTAGCGTGGCCGAACGCTACTTCGCCAGTCATCGCATCCCGCTGCCGAACAACATGGAGATGGACACCAACGAAGCGATCAAGTTGTCGGTGCAGGCGGGCATGGGGCTGGGCATCATCTCGCAACACAGCATCGGTCTCGAGTTGGAAACTAATCGGTTGCGGGTGTTGAACGTGGATGGTTTCCCTATCGTGCGTAATTGGCACATCGTTCATCGGCGCAACAAGCGCTTATCGGTGGCGGCGCAGGCATTCGAGCAATTCCTGCTGACCGAGGCCGCCAACTTGACACCGCTGGCCTCGGTCGTTTAGCGCGGGGAATCAGAATCCTGCTGCTGCCAGCGAGCGCAGGAATAACTCTGCGTTTTGAAAGCCGGTCACGCGGAAGTCGCCCAACTCCTTGCCTTGCCCATCGTAGAACAAACTGGCGGGCGGGCCGAACAGGGTGTAGCGCTTGAGTAGCGCCTTATCGTCGTCATTGTTGGCAGTTACGTCGGCCTGAAGCAATACGGTATCTTTGAGCTTGGCACGCACTTGCGGATCCGCGAAAGTGAAACGCTCCATCTCCTTGCACGACACACACCAGTCTGCGTAGAAATCCAGCATCACCCGTTTGCCCTGCGCATTAGCGATACGTGCGTCCAACTCAGCCAATGATTTGATTCGCTCGAACGGTAGGCTAGTGGGTATGTCAGCCTGCGTATGTCCTAATGCCCCCAGAGGGCGGAAGATGTCGCGCGCGCCCGACAGTGCTCCCACCAAATAAGCCGCCCCTAGCATCAACATCAGCACGCCTATACCGCGCCACAGTTTGCGCCAACCGGAAGCGTTGGGCGGCAAGGCATCCAGCACACGCAGGAACATAGCGGATAGGATCAGCAACGCCGCCCATAAGCCCATTTGGAGCGATATGGAAAATAGTGGCGATACGATCCAGATCGCTACGCCTAACATCATCACACCGAAAATGCGCTTGACGGATTCCATCCATGCCCCAGCGCGCGGCAATAAAGCACCGGCGGATGTGCCGATCAACAGTAACGGCAATCCCATGCCTAGTGCCAAGGCAAACAAGGCGGAGCCACCCAGCAGCGCATCGTGCGTTTTGCCGATGTAGAGCAATGCCCCCGCCATCGGCGCGGCCACGCACGGGCTCATGATAATGGCCGACAGCGCGCCCATCGCGAACACGCCACCGAAATGTCCGCCATGCAGATGGCTGCTGGTCTCGGTCAGCCGGCTTTGCAATGCCGAAGGCAATTGCAGCTCATAGAGGCCGAACATGGACAGAGACAGAATCACGAATAGTGCCGCGAAACTGCCTAGTACCCAAGGCGTTTGCAGCGCATTCGAGATCAGTTCGCCGGACAACCCTGCGGCCACACCTGCCGCCGCATAAGTGAGCGCCATCCCCAGCACGTAAGCCAGCGACAAGAAGAAGGCATGGCGATGGGTGATCTTGTGGCCGTGACCGACGATGATGCCGGACAAAATCGGTACCATTGGAAACACGCATGGTGTGAATGCCAGCAGCAATCCCGCGCCGAAGAAGACGGAAATGACCAACCAGAAATTGCCTTGTTGCAGCACCTTAGCGATGCGCCCGTCCTCATTGGCAGGCTCATCCACGGTGGCAGCCGAAGCGGCACACACGGTTTGCGACAAGCCCACCATGACGGTTTTATTGATGGGCGGATAGCACAAGCCGTTCTCGCTACACCCCTGATAAGTCGCCAGCAAGGATAGCGGCTGCGCCAGATTGACGCTCTCTAGCTCGATCTTGGCTTGGAACGACTGGTGATAGACCTCGATCTTGCCGAAGTTGGGGTCGTCCTTGATCTCGCCTGGCGGCAAGGTAGTGCGCACGATTTTTCCGTTGCCGTCCGCTAACTCGAACGTCACTTTGTTGCGATACAGATAGTAGCCCGGCGTGACGCGAAAACCGGCGAGCAGCGTGCGCTCATCACAACTACTGACTTCCAGTCCAAACGCCTGATCGGGCGGGAGGAACGTTGCCGACTTGTTGCCGCCGATGCGGTCGAATACGCCAGCGTGGGCCAGATTGACCGCGCATAGCAATATCAAGGATGCAAAGAGCTTCAGTAGTTTCATAGTGTATTGGGTGTGGTTTCTTGCGCGACCCAAGCCAGATAGGCGGGCAAGCCGGCAACGACAGGGACAGCCACGATCTCGGGAAGTTCATAAGGATGGAGTTCGCGTATCGTTTGCTCCACGCAGGGGTAAGCGGCGACCGTGGTTTTGATGAGCAGAGGAATCTCGTTCGCCTGCTCCACCGCGTCTTGCCAGCGATAGATCGAACTGCATTCGGCTAGGATATTGACGCAAGCGGCGGCGCGGCTGGTGATGAGCGCATGGGCCAGTCGCTCGGCGGTGGCTCGATCAGGTAGGTTGGTGAGGACGATCAGTGCAGGTTCCATGATCAAGCTTTGGCGAAACGCAGTCCTAGCTGGAGTAGCTCGTCCCAAACATCGCCGGAACGTAGGCCCTTGATGACTTTGTCCAGTCGCGCCGCATGGCGCAAGGCCACTTCTGCCTGCGACAAGCGAATCCGACGCACAGCGTTTCCTACCGACTCTTGCCGATTGCCCCAGACGCGCGCGTCTTTCATCAGACTGGCCAGATTGCCACCGCGCTGAACGCCGCTCAGCAGCTTGACCAACGTGCGCACCTCTTCGGTCAGCGCCCACAGGATCAGCACTGTCGCCGTGCCTTCCGCGCGCAAGCCGTCGAGGATGCGCGTGTAGCGTGCGGAATTGCCGGTCAGCATGGCCTCGGCCAGTTTGAACACGTCGTAACGTGCCACGTCCATCACCGCGTCCTTGACCTGCTCGAAGCTCAGCGCTTCTGCGGGATAGAGCAGACTCAGCTTCTGGATCTCTTGCCAGGCCGCCAGCAGATTGCCTTCCACCTGATCGGCCAAGAATTCCAGCGTTTCGCGGTCCGCTGATTGGCCATGCCGCTGCAAGCGATTGGCGATCCATGCGGGAAGAGCGTTGCGGGGGATGTCATCGGCGGCGATGGTCACGCCGTGCTGCTCCAAGGCGGTGAACCACTTGCTGCTGGAGGCGGACTTGTCCAGTCGCGGTAAAGTAATCAGGGTCAGCACGTCCGGCGTAAGCTGCGCACAGTGTTCCTGCAACGCCTGTCCGCCCTCGGTGCCCGGCTTGCCAGTGGGGATGCGCAAGTCGATCACCTTGCGGTCGGCAAACAAGGACAAGCTTTGCGCGCTGTTGCGCAGCTCTGCCCAACGGAAATCTTTGTCGGCAGTGAAGACTTCCCGCTCGGTGTAGCCCGCTGAACGAGCAGCGGCGCGAATGCTGTCTGCAGCTTCCAGTGCTAATAACTGCGCATCACCGTGGATCACGTATAGCGGTTTGAGGCCTGCGGCCAGATGACGCGGCAGGCTGTCGGCGGTCAGTTTCATTCCTGTGCGCGCAGTTTAGCGAACGACAGCCGACGGATGATCTGCTGCACTAGGTCACTGCGCATGTTCTCGTTCAGTAGGACCTCTTCCTGTTGCTTAGCCAGCACTTGTGTGTCATCCCACGGGAAGTCGCGATGGATCACGATTTCCTGTGCGGGCAGCCAGTCATTTTGCTGCTGATCATAGAGACGTAACGAGACGCTATAGAGCAACTGGTATTCCAGCACTCGACCGCTACCGCCCAGTGTCAAAATCTTCTTTTCTGGGAGTTCTCTGACGATCTGTAACACCACTTGCGCCTCACCCGATTTTTTCGCGAGCTTAATGCCGTTGCTTACCAAGCTGTTACGTAGCTCCTGCGCCAACGGCGAATACTCGTTCGGAACTTGTAGATAAAGCGTCTCGAACGGCAGCTTGGCTTGCCCACGTAAATGAAAGCCGCAGGCCGACAACAGCAGAGCGAGTAACGGGAGCCACCAGCGCAGAGCCACGATCAGGCCACCACGTTGACGAGTCGCCCTGGCACCACGATCACCTTCTTGGCCGCGCCGCCGTTGAGCTGCTTCTGCACCACGTCAGTCGCCAACGCCATTTGCTCGATGGTCGCCTTATCTGCGCCAGCCGGAACCTTGACGCTGCCGCGCAGCTTGCCGTTGATCTGGATCATCAGCTCGATCTCGTCCTGCACCAGCGCGGCCTCGTCCACTTCCGGCCAAGCGGCTTGTAAGATGTCGTCGCCGTAGCCCAGCTCGCTCCACAGCGTCTGCGTGATGTGCGGAGCGATGGGGGAAAGTAGGCGCAGCAGGATGGAAAGTCCTTCACCCAGCACCGCACGGTCAGCGCTTACTTTTGCTTTATCGAGCGCATTCAGTATCTTCATCGCGGCGGAGACTACGGTATTGAACTGAAAGCGCGAAAAGTCGAAGCTGGCCTGTTTCAGCACTAGGTGCAGTTCGCGGCGCAAGGTTTGATCGTCTGCGGACAGATTGCCGATTGCTGCGGCCTTGGCTCCATCGCTCAATTCGACCGACAGACTCCACACCCGCTTTAGGAAGCGGAACGCGCCATCTACGCCCGCATCTGACCATTCCAATTGCTGATCGGGCGGGGCGGCGAACATCATGAATAGGCGCGCAGTATCCGCGCCATATTGGTCGATGATGGACTGCGGATCAACGCCGTTGTTCTTGGACTTGGACATCTTCTCGGTGCCACCGATGATGACCGGCAGGCCGTCCGATTTTAGCTTGGCGCCGATGGCGCGGGCTTTGGCATCGAGCTCGACTTCGACATCAGCCGGGTTGATCCACAGCTTCTTGCCGTTGGTCTCTTCCCGGTAGAAGGTTGGGGCGACGACCATGCCTTGAGTGAGCAGATTTTTGAACGGCTCGTCAAAACGCCGCGATTCCTTGGCTTCCTCGCCGAACACGCCGACATCGCGCATCAGCTTGTTGAAGAAGCGCGCATACAGCAGATGCAGGATGGCGTGCTCGATGCCGCCGATGTATTGGTCCACCGGCAACCACTGGCGGGCGCGCTCATCGACTAAGCCGGTGCTGCAATCTGGGCTGGTGTAGCGGGCGAAATACCAGGACGATTCCACGAAGGTGTCCATGGTGTCGGTCTCGCGCTTCGCCGCGCCGCCGCACTTGGGGCAGCTGCATTCGTAGAACGACGGCATCTTGGCCAGCGGCGAACCCGCACCGTCCGGCACCACATCTTCCGGCAATACCACCGGCAATTGGTCATCCGGCACCGGCACGTCGCCGCAGCTCGGACAGTGGATGATCGGGATAGGGCAGCCCCAGTAGCGCTGGCGCGAGATGCCCCAGTCGCGCAGGCGGAATTGGGTCTTCTTCTCGCCTAGCCCCAGCGCGGCGAGGTCGGCGGCGATGGCATCCACCGCTGCGTCATAGCCCAAGCCATCGTATTTGCCCGAGTTGACGCAAACACCGCCCTCCTTGTTGCCGTACCACTCTGCCCACGCATCGATCGAGAAAGTCTCGCCCGCGACTTGAATGGATTGCTTGATCGGCAGGTCATACTTCTTGGCGAACCCGAAATCCCGCTCGTCATGCGCCGGCACAGCCATCACCGCGCCCTCGCCGTAGCCCATCAGCACGTAGTTACCGACCCACACCGGCACTTCTTCACCAGTCAGCGGGTGGGTGACCTTGAGGCCGGTGGCCATGCCCTTCTTTTCCATGGTGGCGATGTCGGCTTCGGCGACACCGCCTTGCTTGCATTCTTCGATGAAAGCGGCCAGCGCGGGATTGCCTTGCGCAGCTTGTAAGGCCAGCGGGTGCTCGGCAGCCACGGCGACGAAGGTGACGCCCATGATGGTGTCGGCGCGAGTGGTATAGACCCACAGCTTCTCGTTGTCGCCATACGGGAAAGCGAAGCGCACGCCGAAACTTTTTCCTATCCAGTTGCGCTGCATGGTCTTGACCTGCTCGGGCCAGCCGTCGAGCTGGTCAAGGTCGGCCAGCAGTTCTTCGGCATACTGGGTGATGCGGAAGAAGTACATCGGGATCTCGCGCTTTTCCACCAGCGCGCCGGAGCGCCAGCCGCGTCCGTCGATGACTTGTTCGTTGGCCAGCACGGTGTTGTCGATCGGGTCCCAATTCACCGTCGAGGTCTTTTTGTAGATCACGCCCATTTCGAACAGGCGAGTGAACAGCCATTGCTCCCAGCGGTAGTAATCTGGTTTGCTGGTGGCGATCTCGCGCGACCAATCGACGCCCAAGCCCAATGATTTGAGCTGTTGCTTCATGTATTCGATGTTGGAGTAGGTCCACGCGGCGGGCGGTACGTTGTTCGCCATCGCGGCGTTCTCGGCGGGCAAGCCGAATGCGTCCCAACCCATAGGCTGCATCACGTTGTAGCCCTTCATGCGGTGGTAGCGCGAAAGCACATCGCCGATGGTGTAGTTGCGCACATGCCCCATGTGCAATTTGCCCGAGGGGTACGGGAACATGGACAGGCAGTAGTACTTGGGCTTGTCACTTTGCTCCGAAGCCTTGAATGCTTGAGAGTCATCCCACTGTTGTTGAGTGGCGGATTCGATGTCTTTCGGGTGATAGTTGGGCTGCATTTCTGAGTACGATTTCGTTTGCGAGGGCGCATTATAGCGGCTAGACCGAGCGGATGCTCAGTCGCCAACGGCTGCTAAATAATTCTGTTAGAATCGCCAGCAAAATTTTTTTCACATTCAGGAGAGAAACTATGTCGCGCAAACACCCCGTGATCGCTGTAACCGGTTCTTCCGGTGCTGGTACAACTACCGTCAAGCGTGCGTTCGAGAACATTTTCCGCCGTGAGCAGATCGAGGCAGCAGTCGTCGAGGGCGATAGCTTGCATAGTCTGGATCGCATGGCATTCCGCGCTGCATCTGCCGAAGCTGCTAAGAATGGCAACAATTCGTTCAGCCATTTTGGCCCAGAAGCCAACCACTTCGACAAGATCGAGCAGACGTTCAAGAGCTACGGCGAGAGCGGCAAATGTGATCGCCGTTACTACATCCACAGCGATGCAGAAGCTAAGGAGTTGAACGCGCGCTTCGGCACCAACCTCGGCCCTGGCCAGTTCACTCCATGGGAAACTGTGGGCGAAGGCTCCGATATTCTGTTCTACGAAGGCCTGCATGGCTTGGTCAAGCACGGCGATATCGACGCTTCCCGTTATGTCGATCTGGGTGTGGGCGTGGTGCCTATCGTCAACTTGGAATGGATCCAGAAGATCGCTCGCGACAAGTCTGAGCGTGGCTATTCCGCTGAAGCGACGGTGGATACCATCCTGCGTCGTATGCCAGACTACATCAATCACATCACACCGCAGTTTTCGCGTACCCGCGTTAACTTCCAGCGCGTTTCGACGGTAGATACTTCTAACCCGTTCATCGCCCGTGATATTCCGACTCCAGATGAAAGCTTTGTGGTCGTTCACTTCAGCGATCCTAAAGGTATCGACTTCAGCTACATGCTGGGCATGATCCACGACTCGTTCATGTCGCGTCCAAACACCCTAGTGGTTCCCGGCGGCAAGATGAACTTTGCGTTGGAACTGGTGCTTGGTCCGATCATTCACGATCTGATCGAAAGCAAAAAGAAGTAATCACGGCTGTATCACGACGATGGGGAATCAGGTTTCTGATTCCCCATTTCATTTGCAAGGCTCCAAGATGGATCTGCTCTCCGGCCTCAACCCTGAACAACGCGCAGCGGTCGAACTGCCTGCGCGATCCGCCCTCATCCTCGCGGGAGCGGGCAGCGGCAAGACGCGCGTACTCACTACCCGCATCGCCTACCTCATCAGTAACGGCTTGGTGTCGCCCAGCGGTGTGCTGGCGGTGACCTTCACCAACAAAGCGTCGAAAGAGATGCAGGCGCGTTTGTCTGCGATGCTGCCGATCAACACGCGCAGCATGTGGATAGGCACCTTCCACGGCTTGTGTAACCGCTTGTTGCGCGCGCACTACCGCGAGGCGAATCTGCCGCAGACCTTCCAGATCCTCGACTCGTCCGACCAGCAATCCGCCATCAAGCGGGTGATGAAGGCACTCAATGTGGACGACGAGAAGTATCCGCCGCGCGAGTTGCAGAACTTCATTGGCCGCAATAAGGAGCAGGGGCTGCGCGCGCATGAGGTGGAGGCTTATGATCCTTATACGCGCCGCAAGATCGAGGTGTTTGCCGCTTACGACGAGCAGTGTCAGCGCGAGGGGGTGGTGGATTTCTCCGAACTGCTGCTGCGTTGTTACGAACTGCTGTCGCGCAACCAGCAGTTGCGCGAGCATTACCAGGAGCGTTTCAAGCATATCCTAGTGGACGAGTTTCAGGATACCAACCCGTTGCAATACCGCTGGCTGAAGCTGCTGGCCGGGCAGAGCAATGCGCTGTTCGCGGTGGGCGACGACGACCAGTCCATCTACGCCTTCCGCGGTGCCAACGTCGGCAACATGCAGGAACTGCTGCGCGACTTCCATGTCGAGAACGTCATCAAGCTTGAGCAGAACTACCGCTCGCACGGCAACATCCTCGATGCCGCCAACGCGCTCATCAGCCGCAACCGCAACCGCCTCGGCAAGGAGTTGTGGACGGCGGAGCACAAGGGCGAGCCGTTGCGTGTGTACGAAGCGCCGACCGACATGGACGAGGCGCGCTTCATCGCTGATGAGGTTCGCCATCTTCACCGCGAGGGCGTGGCGCTGTCCGAGATGGCGGTGCTGTATCGCTCCAACGCGCAGTCGCGCGCGCTGGAACATGCGCTGGTCGCAGCGGGTGTCAGCTATCGGGTGTACGGCGGGCAGCGCTTCTACGAGCGGCAGGAGATCAAGCACGCGCTGGCCTATCTGCGGCTGCTGGTGAATCAGGACGACGACAACTCGCTGCTGCGCGTCATCAATTTCCCCACGCGCGGTATTGGTGCACGCAGCATCGAGCAATTGCAGGAATCGGCTAAGCAGTACAACACCACGCTGTTCGATGCGGCGGCACGCATGGGCGGCAAGGTCACCGGTTTCGTCGGACTGATCGAGGAGATGCGTAGCGCCACTGCAAACCTGCCGCTGCCCGAGATCGTCGATCATGTGTTGGCGCACAGCGGTCTGATGGCGAACTACCAGAACGAGACTGGCGCCAAGAAGCACGAGGCGCAGGAGCGTATCGATAACTTGAACGAGCTGCTCAACGCCGCCACCCTGTTCGTGCATGAGAACGAGGACGACAGCTTGGTCGCTTTCCTCACCCACGCCACGCTGGAGGCGGGCGAGCATCAGGCCGAGGCGGGTAGCGACGCGCTGCACCTGATGACCGTCCACGCCGCCAAGGGGCTGGAGTTTCACAGCGTGTTCATCTCCGGGTTGGAAGAAGGCCTGTTCCCGCACCAGAACAGTCAGAACGAGGACGGCGGGCTGGATGAGGAGCGCCGCCTGATGTACGTGGCGCTGACCCGCGCACGCCGCCGCTTGTATCTGACCTTCGCTCAGAGCCGCATGCTGCACGGGCAGGTGAACTACAACATGATGTCCAGCTTTCTGCGCGAGTTACCGGATGAGCTGCTGCAATGGCTGTCGCCCAGACTGACGCAGCGCACTCCGTCCGCGTTTAGAGCTTACTCACCCCCGGCTGCTGGCAGCACAAAATTGCCGCCCGCTCCCCCCGCACCCGTCAAGGAAGGCGCTTGGCGCATCGGCCAGCGCGTGTTCCACCAGAAGTTCGGCGAAGGCACGATTACTGGGCTGGAGGGCAATGGCACGGAAGGGCGGGTGCAAGTCAATTTCAAGCACGCAGGTAGCAAATGGCTGGCGCTGGAGTACGCCAAGCTTACATCAGCTTAAGCTCTGCATAAATTTACTACTGAATGTAGGAAAAGATATTACAAAGAGCTTATGTTCTTCTGTGAAGGTCATATTACAATGGTGGCTAGGAGGGGGAGTCAAAAGACGTTGAACTCCCTTCCTAGAGCTTAAGCCTGATGCCCGTCTTCCTACGGCGGATTTGATTGTTTCAATAGAGGTGGTGAAAAGCGACAATGATTTACCCGATAATTTTATCTGGCGGTTCTGGAACTCGCTTGTGGCCTTTGTCTCGTGCAGCTCTACCCAAGCAGTTTCTACCCTTAGTGACTGATAAAACGCTGTTTCAAGAGACTTTGTTGCGTCTGTCTGGGCTGGCCGACTTAGCTAAGCCATTGGTGGTATGTAATGCCGAGCATCGCTTTCTCGCTGCCGAGCAGTTGCGCGAGATCGATATCTCCCCCCTTTCTTTGGTATTAGAGCCCGTCAGTCGCAACACGGCGCCTGCTGTGGCGATTGCCGCGTTTGCCGCGCTCGAACAAAGTGCTGATGCCACTTTATTGGTATTGCCGGCAGACCACTTGGTTCAGGACGTGGCTGCCTTCCATGCTGCAATCAATCAAGCCGCTGAGTTGGCAAAGCAAGATAAGTTGGTCACTTTTGGCATTACTCCAGACAGCGCAGCTACTGGTTTCGGCTATATCGAGCGCGGGGTTGCGCTAGAAGGTGCCACTGCTAGCTATGCTGTTGCACGGTTCGTCGAGAAGCCAGATGCGGATACGGCACAGCGTTTCTTGGACTCTGGCCAGTTCTTCTGGAACAGCGGCATGTTTGTGTTCAAAGCTTCCGTCTATCTACAGGAACTGGAGAAGTTCGCCCCTGCGATATATGCGGCTGCCAAAGCATCTTGGCACGGCGGCAAGCATGATCTGGACTTCAGTCGGGTTGATGAGGCTGCATTTGCCGCTTCGCCATCCGATTCTATTGATTACGCCGTGATGGAACACACACGCTCCGCAGCGATGGTGACCGCTGATATTGGCTGGGACGATGTAGGTTCGTGGGATGCGCTGGCCGCCGCGATTCCCGGTGATGCCAATGGTAACGTCCTGCGTGGCGACATCTTTGCTCCACAAACGAAGAATACTTACATCCGCGCAGAAAGCCGTATGGTGACGGCGATCGGCCTAGAAGACATGGTGGTGGTGGAAACGCCGGATGCGGTGCTGGTCGCGCACAAGGATTTTTCGCAGAACGTGAAGCAGGCGGTGGAGTATCTGAAGCAGGCGGAGCGTTCTGAGCATCTGGTGCATCGCCGCGTTTATCGCCCATGGGGATATTACGAGGGCATCGATCAAGGCAAGAACTACCAAGTTAAGCGCATCGTGGTCAATCCTGGACAAAAGCTGTCTTTGCAACTGCATCACTACCGTTCAGAGCATTGGATCGTCGTGGCAGGCAATGCCAAAGTTACTGTGGGACGTGCTAATCGTTTATTGCATGCCAACGAGTCGATCTATATCCCTGTCGGGATTAAGCATCGCCTAGAAAATATCGGTGAAACACCACTTTATTTGATCGAAGTGCAGACCGGTAGCTATCTGGGCGAGGATGATATCGTGCGCTTTGAGGACGTTTATCAGCGGACCTAAGTAGCCCCAAAGGAAGTTCAAACAAAG from Ferriphaselus amnicola includes these protein-coding regions:
- a CDS encoding LysR family transcriptional regulator, encoding MLPVTMRQFQVFESVARHLNHSRAAEELYLSQPAVSMQIKQVEEIIGMPLFEQAGKKLFLTEAGREMLHYSRTVLEQLQEMELVFSEMKGLERGHLNIAVVSTANYFMPQLLAKFIQSNAGIQVSLLVGNRDAVLQQITENRADFAIMGLPPEGADILAISFMQNPLVVIATPTHPLADGAGIKPRQLAQETFLFRERGSGTRSVAERYFASHRIPLPNNMEMDTNEAIKLSVQAGMGLGIISQHSIGLELETNRLRVLNVDGFPIVRNWHIVHRRNKRLSVAAQAFEQFLLTEAANLTPLASVV
- the dsbD gene encoding protein-disulfide reductase DsbD — encoded protein: MKLLKLFASLILLCAVNLAHAGVFDRIGGNKSATFLPPDQAFGLEVSSCDERTLLAGFRVTPGYYLYRNKVTFELADGNGKIVRTTLPPGEIKDDPNFGKIEVYHQSFQAKIELESVNLAQPLSLLATYQGCSENGLCYPPINKTVMVGLSQTVCAASAATVDEPANEDGRIAKVLQQGNFWLVISVFFGAGLLLAFTPCVFPMVPILSGIIVGHGHKITHRHAFFLSLAYVLGMALTYAAAGVAAGLSGELISNALQTPWVLGSFAALFVILSLSMFGLYELQLPSALQSRLTETSSHLHGGHFGGVFAMGALSAIIMSPCVAAPMAGALLYIGKTHDALLGGSALFALALGMGLPLLLIGTSAGALLPRAGAWMESVKRIFGVMMLGVAIWIVSPLFSISLQMGLWAALLILSAMFLRVLDALPPNASGWRKLWRGIGVLMLMLGAAYLVGALSGARDIFRPLGALGHTQADIPTSLPFERIKSLAELDARIANAQGKRVMLDFYADWCVSCKEMERFTFADPQVRAKLKDTVLLQADVTANNDDDKALLKRYTLFGPPASLFYDGQGKELGDFRVTGFQNAELFLRSLAAAGF
- the cutA gene encoding divalent-cation tolerance protein CutA, yielding MEPALIVLTNLPDRATAERLAHALITSRAAACVNILAECSSIYRWQDAVEQANEIPLLIKTTVAAYPCVEQTIRELHPYELPEIVAVPVVAGLPAYLAWVAQETTPNTL
- the holA gene encoding DNA polymerase III subunit delta, with amino-acid sequence MKLTADSLPRHLAAGLKPLYVIHGDAQLLALEAADSIRAAARSAGYTEREVFTADKDFRWAELRNSAQSLSLFADRKVIDLRIPTGKPGTEGGQALQEHCAQLTPDVLTLITLPRLDKSASSSKWFTALEQHGVTIAADDIPRNALPAWIANRLQRHGQSADRETLEFLADQVEGNLLAAWQEIQKLSLLYPAEALSFEQVKDAVMDVARYDVFKLAEAMLTGNSARYTRILDGLRAEGTATVLILWALTEEVRTLVKLLSGVQRGGNLASLMKDARVWGNRQESVGNAVRRIRLSQAEVALRHAARLDKVIKGLRSGDVWDELLQLGLRFAKA
- a CDS encoding LPS-assembly lipoprotein LptE codes for the protein MALRWWLPLLALLLSACGFHLRGQAKLPFETLYLQVPNEYSPLAQELRNSLVSNGIKLAKKSGEAQVVLQIVRELPEKKILTLGGSGRVLEYQLLYSVSLRLYDQQQNDWLPAQEIVIHRDFPWDDTQVLAKQQEEVLLNENMRSDLVQQIIRRLSFAKLRAQE
- the leuS gene encoding leucine--tRNA ligase; amino-acid sequence: MQPNYHPKDIESATQQQWDDSQAFKASEQSDKPKYYCLSMFPYPSGKLHMGHVRNYTIGDVLSRYHRMKGYNVMQPMGWDAFGLPAENAAMANNVPPAAWTYSNIEYMKQQLKSLGLGVDWSREIATSKPDYYRWEQWLFTRLFEMGVIYKKTSTVNWDPIDNTVLANEQVIDGRGWRSGALVEKREIPMYFFRITQYAEELLADLDQLDGWPEQVKTMQRNWIGKSFGVRFAFPYGDNEKLWVYTTRADTIMGVTFVAVAAEHPLALQAAQGNPALAAFIEECKQGGVAEADIATMEKKGMATGLKVTHPLTGEEVPVWVGNYVLMGYGEGAVMAVPAHDERDFGFAKKYDLPIKQSIQVAGETFSIDAWAEWYGNKEGGVCVNSGKYDGLGYDAAVDAIAADLAALGLGEKKTQFRLRDWGISRQRYWGCPIPIIHCPSCGDVPVPDDQLPVVLPEDVVPDGAGSPLAKMPSFYECSCPKCGGAAKRETDTMDTFVESSWYFARYTSPDCSTGLVDERARQWLPVDQYIGGIEHAILHLLYARFFNKLMRDVGVFGEEAKESRRFDEPFKNLLTQGMVVAPTFYREETNGKKLWINPADVEVELDAKARAIGAKLKSDGLPVIIGGTEKMSKSKNNGVDPQSIIDQYGADTARLFMMFAAPPDQQLEWSDAGVDGAFRFLKRVWSLSVELSDGAKAAAIGNLSADDQTLRRELHLVLKQASFDFSRFQFNTVVSAAMKILNALDKAKVSADRAVLGEGLSILLRLLSPIAPHITQTLWSELGYGDDILQAAWPEVDEAALVQDEIELMIQINGKLRGSVKVPAGADKATIEQMALATDVVQKQLNGGAAKKVIVVPGRLVNVVA
- a CDS encoding phosphoribulokinase; its protein translation is MSRKHPVIAVTGSSGAGTTTVKRAFENIFRREQIEAAVVEGDSLHSLDRMAFRAASAEAAKNGNNSFSHFGPEANHFDKIEQTFKSYGESGKCDRRYYIHSDAEAKELNARFGTNLGPGQFTPWETVGEGSDILFYEGLHGLVKHGDIDASRYVDLGVGVVPIVNLEWIQKIARDKSERGYSAEATVDTILRRMPDYINHITPQFSRTRVNFQRVSTVDTSNPFIARDIPTPDESFVVVHFSDPKGIDFSYMLGMIHDSFMSRPNTLVVPGGKMNFALELVLGPIIHDLIESKKK